Proteins co-encoded in one Candidatus Manganitrophaceae bacterium genomic window:
- a CDS encoding metal ABC transporter permease gives MISFLLWPFVVSLILTGIHTYLGIHVIRRGVIFVDLALAQMAALGATLAVLFGHDLHDPAAYWASLGMTFIGAAFFSLSRSRKERVPQEAIIGITYAVSAAAAIIVLDRAPGGAEHIRALLVGDILTVTPAQVMKTALLYSAVGLFHWILRQPFLLVSFHPEEAIHKGYRLRLWDFLFYMTFGIVVTSSVSLAGVLLVFAYLIVPAVISILFAETIAQRLWIGWGLGIAASLLGIAASVTFDLPTGASIVCAFGLLLALSVGTRGAYGRFLNEDDR, from the coding sequence GTGATCTCTTTTCTCCTTTGGCCTTTTGTTGTCTCTCTCATTTTGACCGGGATTCATACCTATCTCGGCATCCATGTCATTCGACGCGGGGTCATCTTCGTCGATCTCGCCTTGGCGCAAATGGCGGCGCTCGGCGCAACGCTGGCGGTTCTTTTCGGTCACGACCTCCATGACCCCGCCGCCTACTGGGCCTCTCTGGGGATGACCTTTATCGGCGCCGCCTTCTTCTCCCTTTCCCGCTCCCGAAAGGAGCGGGTCCCGCAAGAGGCGATCATTGGGATTACCTATGCCGTCTCGGCCGCCGCCGCGATCATCGTCCTGGACCGCGCCCCCGGCGGTGCAGAACATATCCGCGCCCTTCTCGTCGGTGATATACTCACAGTGACTCCGGCGCAGGTCATGAAAACAGCCCTCCTTTATAGCGCGGTCGGCCTCTTCCACTGGATTTTACGACAGCCCTTTCTCCTCGTCTCATTCCATCCCGAGGAGGCGATCCACAAAGGGTACCGGCTGCGCCTTTGGGATTTTTTATTCTATATGACGTTTGGAATCGTGGTGACGAGCTCGGTCTCGCTCGCCGGCGTGCTGCTGGTCTTTGCTTATCTCATTGTCCCGGCGGTTATCTCGATTCTCTTTGCGGAAACGATTGCTCAGCGACTCTGGATCGGCTGGGGACTCGGAATTGCAGCAAGTCTCCTCGGAATCGCGGCGTCGGTCACATTCGATTTGCCGACGGGGGCGTCGATCGTCTGCGCATTCGGGCTTCTCCTGGCCCTTTCGGTCGGGACGAGAGGCGCATACGGCCGCTTCCTGAATGAGGACGACCGTTAA
- a CDS encoding zinc ABC transporter substrate-binding protein, with product MKKRSSRRVTLSISFLSVLLFAFGAEAKTKIVTTTPDFAAVAREIGGDRVEVSSLAKGIQDPHFIDAKPSFIRLLNQADLLIDGGADLEVGWLPPLLENSRNGKIQTGAPGRIVAATGVNLLQIPTRPVERSQGDVHPLGNPHYMLDPENGKVVGEQVAATLCRLDSRSCDQYRKNQTAFNQHLDQKMTKWMEKLAPYRGTKIITYHDSWPYFAERFGLIVVGHVEPKPGIPPSPGHLEALVDLITREKPKVILMEPYFSEQAPRFLAQKTGIPVLVLPPSVAPEAGINSYFDLFDQDIDRLADTLMKAEKKP from the coding sequence ATGAAAAAACGATCATCCCGCAGGGTCACCCTATCGATCAGCTTCCTCTCGGTCCTTCTCTTCGCTTTCGGGGCGGAGGCAAAAACAAAGATCGTCACGACGACCCCCGATTTCGCCGCCGTCGCCAGAGAAATCGGCGGAGACCGGGTCGAGGTCTCCAGTCTGGCAAAGGGAATACAAGATCCCCATTTTATTGACGCCAAACCGAGCTTTATCCGTCTGCTCAATCAGGCCGATCTCTTGATCGACGGCGGGGCCGATCTGGAGGTCGGCTGGCTCCCCCCGCTCTTGGAGAATTCACGAAACGGGAAAATCCAAACCGGCGCCCCCGGCCGGATCGTCGCCGCCACCGGCGTGAACCTCCTGCAGATTCCGACCCGGCCGGTCGAACGCTCCCAGGGGGACGTTCATCCTTTGGGAAATCCGCATTACATGCTCGACCCGGAAAACGGAAAGGTCGTCGGGGAGCAGGTCGCCGCCACCCTCTGCCGCCTCGACAGCCGCTCGTGCGATCAATACCGGAAAAATCAGACTGCGTTCAATCAACATCTCGATCAGAAAATGACCAAGTGGATGGAGAAGCTCGCTCCCTATCGCGGAACGAAGATTATCACCTACCATGACAGCTGGCCCTACTTTGCGGAGCGATTCGGCTTGATTGTCGTCGGCCATGTCGAACCGAAGCCGGGAATTCCCCCCTCCCCGGGACATCTGGAAGCGCTGGTCGATCTGATCACGCGGGAGAAGCCCAAAGTCATCCTCATGGAGCCTTACTTCAGCGAGCAGGCGCCGAGGTTCCTGGCGCAGAAAACCGGCATTCCGGTGTTGGTCCTTCCTCCTTCGGTCGCGCCGGAGGCGGGGATCAACAGCTACTTTGACTTATTCGATCAGGATATCGACCGACTGGCCGACACATTGATGAAAGCAGAGAAGAAGCCATGA